The proteins below are encoded in one region of Pyxidicoccus trucidator:
- a CDS encoding protein kinase domain-containing protein: MVDRDDTGAPRGTGPEPEPPTKVTVSGGDESPPRSVPNTGRDEPMQARARSRTLGAQVGRFIPLKVLGQGGMGVVYAAYDPDLDRKVAVKLLRVAGSARALEAGRTRLLREAQAMARISHPNVIPVFEVGTWEDQVFVAMELVEGGTLRDWMHAKPRSWREILVTYLAAGRGLEAAHAAGLVHRDFKPTNVLVGRDHRVYVTDFGLARPVGNPGRDEGSLEEPSPASEGSGRLYEPLTQAGVVLGTPQFMSPEQFRGDAVDARSDQFSFCAALYRSLFGTRPFDPEQLSRAAKALPSGPGAPGEAPRRPTLAPELIQEPPRDAKVPAWVRRAVMRGLALEPEGRFESMAALLESLSQEQALARRRRAGGGAIAAAALVAAVGGVAWWQSRVCAGAEGLLADSWGPAARQRVTSAFAATGSPLAADMAARVGGVLDAYAGAWARQHTEACEATRVHAVQTEALLSQRVVCLERRRQDLHALVDALAGVEKAGVEKALDAAYALPSPKDCADLEALTGQQPRPADPAKRAELEAVEGRLSEVKALLDTSRYPLALEKARALEPQVVATGYLPLVAELRFHLGWLQALQGEKEQGAGLLEQAVLDAEVGRADRLEVSVLNKLLFVEGERERFEHATRWARLGKATLQRLGGDAVLEGDLLVNGANLALMQGQPEDARRQLEEASALLGRALEPGHPKRARVTFTLGRTLLEMGAYAEAAKVLEEALRQTEAAVGARHLDVARRHQALSMALRGLEDFPRALEHASASVALHRELLGGSHLKLSEALDEEGMSLLGLKRYEEALKVYEEALAVKRQQLEADDEELHYSYDGVGQALLGLGRTRDALEPLRKAVTFTSAEEDSLGESGFALAQALYKEGQPAEARAEAAKAGALFKESGRAPRADAVRTWLESLPPEEQVKPAKFTKKSPRTERKRRK; encoded by the coding sequence ATGGTCGACCGAGATGACACGGGGGCTCCGCGTGGAACCGGCCCGGAGCCGGAGCCGCCGACGAAGGTGACGGTGTCGGGCGGGGACGAGTCACCACCGCGCAGCGTGCCGAACACCGGGCGTGATGAGCCCATGCAGGCGCGGGCGCGCTCGCGGACGCTGGGCGCGCAGGTGGGCCGCTTCATCCCGCTGAAGGTGTTGGGGCAGGGCGGCATGGGCGTGGTGTACGCGGCCTATGACCCGGACCTGGACCGCAAGGTGGCCGTCAAGCTGCTGCGCGTGGCGGGCTCGGCCAGGGCCCTGGAGGCGGGGCGGACGCGGCTGCTGCGCGAGGCGCAGGCCATGGCCCGCATCTCCCATCCCAACGTCATCCCCGTCTTCGAGGTGGGCACCTGGGAGGACCAGGTCTTCGTCGCCATGGAGCTGGTGGAGGGCGGCACGCTGCGCGACTGGATGCACGCGAAGCCGCGCTCGTGGCGGGAAATCCTGGTGACGTACCTCGCCGCGGGCCGGGGGCTGGAGGCTGCGCACGCGGCGGGCCTGGTGCACCGCGACTTCAAGCCCACCAACGTGCTGGTGGGGCGCGACCACCGCGTCTACGTCACCGACTTCGGCCTGGCGCGGCCGGTGGGAAATCCGGGGCGGGACGAGGGCTCGCTGGAAGAGCCGTCGCCCGCGTCGGAGGGCTCGGGGCGGCTGTACGAGCCGCTCACGCAGGCGGGCGTGGTGCTGGGCACGCCCCAGTTCATGTCGCCCGAGCAGTTCCGGGGTGACGCGGTGGACGCGCGCTCGGACCAGTTCAGCTTCTGCGCCGCGCTGTACCGCTCGCTCTTCGGGACGCGCCCGTTCGACCCGGAGCAGCTGTCGCGGGCCGCGAAGGCGCTGCCGTCTGGCCCTGGTGCTCCGGGTGAGGCGCCGCGGCGTCCCACGCTGGCGCCGGAGCTCATCCAGGAGCCCCCGCGCGACGCGAAGGTGCCTGCCTGGGTGCGGCGCGCGGTGATGCGCGGGCTGGCGCTGGAGCCGGAAGGCCGCTTCGAGTCCATGGCGGCGCTGCTGGAGTCGCTGTCGCAGGAGCAGGCGCTGGCGCGGCGTCGCAGGGCAGGGGGCGGCGCCATCGCCGCGGCGGCGCTGGTGGCGGCCGTCGGTGGCGTGGCGTGGTGGCAGTCGCGAGTCTGCGCGGGGGCGGAGGGGCTGCTCGCGGACAGCTGGGGCCCGGCGGCGCGGCAGCGGGTGACGTCGGCCTTCGCGGCCACGGGCAGCCCGCTGGCGGCGGACATGGCGGCGCGCGTGGGCGGAGTGCTGGACGCGTACGCGGGCGCGTGGGCGCGGCAGCACACCGAGGCGTGTGAGGCCACGCGCGTGCACGCGGTGCAGACGGAGGCGCTGCTGTCCCAGCGGGTGGTGTGTTTGGAGCGGCGGCGGCAGGATTTGCACGCGCTGGTGGACGCGCTGGCCGGTGTGGAGAAGGCGGGCGTGGAGAAGGCGCTGGACGCGGCGTACGCGCTGCCGTCGCCGAAGGACTGCGCGGACCTGGAGGCGCTCACCGGGCAGCAGCCGCGTCCGGCGGACCCGGCGAAGCGGGCGGAGCTGGAGGCGGTGGAGGGCCGGCTGTCGGAGGTGAAGGCGCTGCTGGACACGAGCCGCTATCCGCTCGCGCTGGAGAAGGCACGCGCGCTGGAGCCGCAGGTGGTGGCGACGGGGTACCTGCCGCTGGTGGCGGAGCTGCGCTTCCACCTGGGGTGGCTCCAGGCGCTGCAAGGGGAGAAGGAGCAGGGCGCGGGGCTGTTGGAGCAGGCCGTCCTCGACGCGGAGGTGGGGCGGGCGGACCGGCTGGAGGTCTCCGTCCTCAACAAGCTGCTCTTCGTGGAGGGTGAGCGCGAGCGCTTCGAGCACGCCACGCGGTGGGCGCGGCTGGGAAAGGCCACGCTCCAGCGGCTGGGCGGGGACGCGGTGCTGGAGGGTGATTTGCTGGTGAACGGGGCGAACCTCGCGCTGATGCAGGGCCAGCCGGAGGACGCGCGCCGCCAGTTGGAAGAAGCGTCGGCGCTGCTGGGCAGGGCGCTGGAGCCGGGGCATCCGAAGCGGGCGCGGGTCACCTTCACGCTGGGGCGGACGCTGCTGGAGATGGGCGCGTATGCCGAGGCGGCGAAGGTACTGGAGGAAGCGCTGCGCCAGACGGAGGCGGCCGTGGGGGCCCGGCACCTGGACGTGGCGCGGCGTCACCAGGCGCTGTCCATGGCGCTGCGCGGGTTGGAGGACTTCCCCCGGGCGCTGGAGCATGCGAGCGCGTCGGTGGCCCTGCACCGCGAACTGCTCGGGGGCAGCCACCTGAAGCTGTCGGAGGCGCTCGACGAGGAGGGGATGAGCCTGCTCGGACTGAAGCGCTACGAAGAGGCGCTGAAAGTCTATGAGGAGGCGCTGGCGGTGAAGCGCCAGCAACTGGAGGCGGACGACGAGGAGCTCCACTACTCGTACGACGGCGTCGGTCAGGCGCTGCTGGGGCTGGGGCGCACGCGCGACGCGCTGGAGCCGCTGCGCAAGGCGGTGACCTTCACGAGCGCGGAGGAGGACTCGCTGGGCGAGTCCGGCTTCGCGCTGGCCCAGGCGCTCTACAAGGAAGGGCAGCCCGCCGAGGCGCGGGCCGAGGCGGCGAAGGCCGGCGCACTCTTCAAGGAGTCCGGCCGGGCCCCGCGCGCGGACGCGGTGCGGACGTGGCTGGAGTCGCTGCCGCCGGAGGAGCAGGTGAAGCCCGCGAAGTTCACGAAGAAGTCCCCGCGCACGGAGCGCAAGCGGCGGAAGTAG
- a CDS encoding C2 family cysteine protease, translating into MSMKIGGNDGVRVTRSTQESTEVAPTQTSRAEPQAVAKETTPAWVNARSQDGMLPPNRGKQFAAALGGAVEQTSNAEGPKDPKAIKNPNVTGTYGPVPNSSLFEAGADGTKAHWNDVQQGQIGDCYLMTSMGAIARANPAALENMIKGPDKEGAYTVTFHEKDWLGRDKTVDIKVSPEMLLDKNKNPIYAGTPQDNGKAELWPAVIEKAYAQWKGGYKDIVSGNSSDAMEAITGKDSSSFNPDKATLADLDKRLKAGEALTAGTHDDIKFLGIDFKDGTDGAAYKDGRLVADHEYFITGVDTKAGTVTLRNPWGAGTPDVVLTEKEFRESFQYANSNPTK; encoded by the coding sequence ATGAGCATGAAGATCGGTGGGAACGACGGAGTCCGGGTCACCCGTAGCACCCAGGAGTCCACCGAGGTCGCCCCGACGCAGACGAGCCGCGCGGAGCCCCAGGCTGTCGCGAAGGAGACGACGCCAGCGTGGGTCAACGCCCGCTCGCAGGACGGCATGCTGCCCCCCAACCGCGGGAAGCAGTTCGCCGCCGCGCTCGGTGGCGCCGTGGAGCAGACCAGCAACGCCGAGGGCCCCAAGGACCCGAAGGCCATCAAGAACCCCAACGTCACCGGCACCTATGGCCCCGTGCCCAACAGCTCCCTGTTCGAGGCGGGCGCGGACGGCACCAAGGCACACTGGAATGACGTGCAGCAGGGCCAGATTGGCGACTGCTATCTGATGACGTCCATGGGCGCCATCGCCCGCGCCAACCCGGCGGCGCTCGAGAACATGATCAAGGGCCCGGACAAGGAAGGGGCCTACACCGTCACGTTCCACGAGAAGGACTGGCTCGGCCGCGACAAGACGGTGGACATCAAGGTCAGCCCCGAGATGCTGCTCGACAAGAACAAGAACCCCATCTACGCCGGCACGCCGCAGGACAACGGCAAGGCGGAGCTGTGGCCGGCCGTCATCGAGAAGGCCTATGCCCAGTGGAAGGGCGGCTACAAGGACATCGTCTCCGGCAACAGCTCCGACGCCATGGAGGCCATCACCGGGAAGGACAGCAGCAGCTTCAACCCGGACAAGGCCACGCTGGCGGACCTGGACAAGCGCCTGAAGGCGGGCGAGGCCCTCACGGCCGGCACGCACGACGACATCAAGTTCCTGGGCATCGACTTCAAGGACGGCACCGACGGCGCGGCCTACAAGGACGGCCGGCTGGTGGCGGACCACGAGTACTTCATCACCGGCGTGGACACCAAGGCCGGCACGGTGACGCTGCGCAACCCCTGGGGCGCCGGGACGCCCGACGTGGTGCTCACGGAGAAGGAGTTCCGCGAGTCCTTCCAGTACGCCAACAGCAACCCGACGAAGTGA